From Pseudomonas hefeiensis, one genomic window encodes:
- a CDS encoding sulfite exporter TauE/SafE family protein: MDFGNVGLVIAGLVVGFIVGMTGVGGGSLMTPILLWFGINPATAVGTDLLYAAITKSGGVLVHAKNRNIDWAITGWLTLGSVPAVGLTLWFLSSLHSSPDAMNAVIKQALGFVLFATALAILFKKRLLQFAHDRAGGHYNPTGSRLNVLTVVTGLVLGVMVALTSIGAGALGTVALFILYPFLVTKRLVGTEIAHAVPLTLVAGLGHASMGNMDWHILGYLLIGSLPGIYLGSHLSGRISDEVLRPCLAVMLAMIGFKLAF; this comes from the coding sequence ATGGATTTCGGTAATGTCGGTTTAGTCATAGCGGGCTTGGTCGTCGGTTTCATCGTCGGGATGACCGGCGTGGGTGGCGGTTCGCTGATGACCCCCATTCTGTTGTGGTTTGGTATCAACCCTGCAACCGCAGTGGGTACGGATCTGCTGTACGCGGCGATAACCAAGTCCGGGGGGGTACTGGTTCACGCCAAAAACCGCAACATCGATTGGGCCATCACCGGCTGGTTGACCTTGGGCAGCGTGCCGGCGGTTGGGTTGACGCTGTGGTTTCTCAGCAGCCTGCACAGTTCGCCCGACGCCATGAACGCGGTCATCAAGCAAGCCCTGGGTTTTGTGCTGTTCGCTACCGCCCTGGCGATCCTGTTCAAGAAGCGCCTTCTGCAATTTGCCCATGATCGTGCGGGCGGCCACTACAATCCCACCGGATCGCGGCTCAATGTGCTCACTGTCGTCACTGGCCTGGTCCTGGGCGTCATGGTTGCGCTGACCTCCATTGGCGCTGGCGCACTGGGCACCGTCGCACTGTTCATTCTCTATCCATTCCTGGTCACCAAGCGCCTGGTGGGCACTGAAATCGCCCACGCGGTGCCACTGACCCTGGTCGCCGGCCTGGGCCACGCCAGCATGGGCAACATGGACTGGCACATCCTGGGTTACCTGCTGATCGGTTCGTTGCCGGGCATCTACCTGGGCAGTCACTTGTCGGGGCGCATTTCCGATGAGGTGCTGCGCCCATGCCTGGCAGTGATGCTGGCGATGATCGGGTTCAAGTTGGCGTTCTAA
- a CDS encoding DUF4174 domain-containing protein: protein MLIRSLTFATLLAIAGPLFAADGDSPLAVDKGKSRPLIVIAPSTVDPAWVSLKKALEEPAGKQGFSERNLVLYTVLNTMGQRDGKDLDPQSTMALIRSLKLGAGAQTKIILVGKDGEKKLEHSGAIELKDIFDTVDKLPSAEQEAAAPTPTPAPEAAPAKDVKGAKASKPMAEPKPLED from the coding sequence ATGCTCATTCGGTCGTTGACCTTCGCTACCTTGCTGGCCATTGCCGGTCCCTTGTTCGCCGCAGATGGCGACTCACCCTTGGCGGTGGACAAGGGCAAATCCCGCCCCTTGATTGTCATCGCGCCCAGCACTGTTGACCCTGCCTGGGTCAGCCTGAAAAAAGCCCTGGAGGAGCCGGCCGGCAAACAGGGCTTTTCCGAGCGCAACCTGGTGCTTTACACCGTGCTCAACACGATGGGGCAGCGCGACGGCAAAGACCTGGACCCGCAAAGCACCATGGCGCTGATCCGTTCACTCAAGTTGGGGGCCGGTGCCCAGACCAAGATCATCCTGGTGGGCAAGGATGGAGAAAAGAAGCTTGAGCACTCAGGAGCGATCGAGCTGAAGGACATCTTCGACACCGTCGATAAACTGCCTTCGGCAGAACAGGAAGCGGCGGCGCCAACCCCGACTCCCGCGCCTGAAGCCGCACCGGCCAAGGATGTGAAGGGCGCCAAGGCGAGCAAACCGATGGCTGAGCCGAAGCCGCTGGAGGATTGA
- the ampC gene encoding class C beta-lactamase, translating into MHIAKSILTGAFFIACGTTTGFAQERVEDTVNAVIQPLMKQQDIAGMAVAITHKGERHYFNYGVASKDTKQAVTDQTLFEIGSVSKTFTATLGAYAQAQGKLSLSDPAGRFAPELSGSALQGISLLNLATYTPGGLPLQFPGEADHPDRMFSYYKTWKPLYPVGTQRLYSNPSIGLFGYLAARSLGRPFDDVMEQTLMPGLGLKHSYVRVPKDQLNRYAQGYAKDGKPVRVGPGALDSEAYGVKTSSSDLLRFIEANLRPEKLDADLRQAIATTHTGFYKASGMTQGLGWEFYPYPVTLDALLAGNAPQMALMPQKVEPLNPPLPAPDNSWINKTGSTGGFGAYAAFVPGKAMGIVILANKNYPIEERVKAAHKILTALEKQ; encoded by the coding sequence ATGCACATTGCCAAATCGATACTCACGGGCGCTTTTTTCATCGCCTGCGGAACGACAACGGGCTTTGCCCAGGAACGCGTTGAAGACACTGTCAATGCCGTGATCCAGCCCTTGATGAAACAACAGGACATCGCCGGCATGGCCGTGGCAATCACTCACAAGGGTGAACGTCATTACTTCAATTACGGGGTCGCCTCCAAGGACACGAAGCAGGCAGTGACCGACCAGACGCTGTTCGAAATCGGCTCGGTCAGCAAAACCTTCACCGCCACCCTCGGTGCCTACGCCCAGGCCCAGGGCAAATTGTCCCTGTCGGACCCGGCCGGTCGCTTCGCCCCCGAGCTGAGCGGCAGCGCCCTGCAAGGCATCAGCCTGCTCAACCTCGCCACCTACACGCCGGGTGGCCTGCCTTTGCAGTTTCCTGGCGAAGCGGACCATCCGGACCGGATGTTCAGTTACTACAAGACCTGGAAACCACTCTACCCGGTCGGTACCCAGCGGCTCTATTCAAACCCGAGCATCGGCCTGTTCGGCTACCTGGCAGCCCGCAGCCTGGGTCGACCGTTTGATGATGTGATGGAACAGACACTCATGCCGGGATTGGGCCTCAAGCACAGTTATGTGCGGGTGCCCAAGGACCAATTGAACCGATACGCCCAAGGCTACGCGAAGGACGGCAAACCTGTGCGGGTCGGACCGGGAGCGCTCGACTCCGAAGCCTATGGCGTGAAAACCAGTTCATCGGACTTGCTTCGCTTCATTGAGGCTAACCTGCGGCCCGAAAAGCTGGACGCCGATCTGCGGCAGGCCATCGCCACGACGCACACCGGGTTCTACAAAGCCAGTGGCATGACCCAGGGATTGGGTTGGGAGTTCTACCCTTACCCAGTCACGCTTGACGCGTTATTGGCCGGTAATGCACCGCAAATGGCGCTGATGCCACAAAAAGTGGAACCGCTCAACCCACCCTTGCCCGCACCGGACAATAGCTGGATCAACAAGACCGGCTCGACCGGTGGCTTTGGTGCCTATGCGGCATTCGTACCAGGAAAGGCTATGGGGATCGTGATACTGGCAAACAAAAACTACCCGATTGAGGAGCGGGTGAAGGCGGCGCACAAGATCCTGACGGCGCTGGAGAAACAATAG
- a CDS encoding Dyp-type peroxidase: MSYYQPGILATPVPPQARHLFFALESVEALPAAIDKLLLQLDGRVVIGLGESLVQALGAQVEGLRAFPALAGVGVDNPSTQHALWCWLHGEDRGELLHRSRAIEAALAPALRLVQMNETFRHMTGHDLTGYEDGTENPHDEAAIAAALAQGVDGVRGGSFAAIQQWQHDLDGFAAMQPHERDNIMGRRLSDNEEIDDAPESAHVKRTAQESFAPEAFVVRRSMPWIEGDRAGLMFLAFGFSLDAFEAQLRRMSGLEDGITDGLYRMSRPITGGYYWCPPLLDGRLDLRALAR, from the coding sequence ATGAGCTACTACCAGCCCGGCATTCTCGCCACCCCTGTTCCGCCTCAGGCCCGTCACTTGTTTTTTGCCCTGGAATCGGTCGAGGCGCTGCCGGCTGCGATCGATAAGCTTTTGTTGCAACTCGATGGGCGAGTAGTGATCGGCCTTGGCGAGTCGCTGGTCCAGGCGCTGGGTGCGCAGGTCGAAGGCCTGCGGGCATTTCCGGCCCTGGCCGGCGTGGGCGTGGACAACCCTTCGACTCAACACGCGCTGTGGTGCTGGCTACACGGCGAAGACCGTGGCGAGCTGCTGCACCGCAGCCGCGCCATCGAGGCCGCTCTGGCCCCGGCGTTGCGCCTGGTGCAGATGAACGAAACCTTCCGCCACATGACCGGCCATGACCTGACCGGTTATGAAGACGGCACTGAGAATCCTCACGATGAAGCGGCCATCGCCGCCGCCCTGGCCCAAGGTGTCGATGGGGTGCGCGGCGGCAGTTTCGCGGCGATCCAGCAATGGCAGCACGATCTGGACGGTTTTGCCGCCATGCAGCCCCATGAGCGCGACAACATCATGGGCCGGCGCCTGAGCGACAACGAGGAAATCGACGATGCCCCGGAGTCGGCCCACGTCAAACGCACCGCCCAGGAAAGCTTCGCCCCAGAAGCCTTCGTCGTACGCCGCTCCATGCCGTGGATTGAAGGGGATCGTGCTGGCCTGATGTTCCTGGCGTTCGGTTTCTCCCTCGACGCCTTCGAGGCTCAACTGCGGCGCATGAGCGGGTTGGAGGACGGCATCACCGACGGTCTGTATCGCATGAGCCGACCGATTACGGGAGGCTACTACTGGTGCCCGCCGTTGCTGGACGGGCGTCTGGATCTACGGGCTTTGGCCCGCTGA
- a CDS encoding SDR family oxidoreductase yields MDKVIVITGGGRGIGAATALLAADLGYRICINYQSDEGAAQDVLGQVRAKGAQAIAVRADVSIEDEVVALFDRVDAELGRVTALVNNAGTVAHKSRLDEMSEFRILKIMKTNVLGPILCAKHAVLRMSPRHGGQGGSIVNVSSVAARLGAPGEYVDYAASKGALDTFTIGLSKEVAGEGIRVNAVRPGYIYTDFHALSGDPDRVSKLESAIPMARGGRPDEVAEAIIWLLSDKASYATGTFVDLGGGR; encoded by the coding sequence GTGGATAAAGTCATCGTCATCACCGGTGGCGGCCGCGGGATTGGGGCGGCCACGGCGCTGTTGGCTGCCGACCTGGGCTATCGGATCTGCATCAATTACCAGTCTGATGAAGGCGCCGCGCAGGATGTGCTTGGACAGGTCCGGGCCAAGGGTGCACAGGCGATTGCCGTGCGGGCGGATGTGAGCATCGAAGATGAAGTGGTCGCGCTGTTCGACCGTGTGGACGCTGAGTTGGGCCGTGTCACCGCTTTGGTGAACAACGCCGGAACGGTCGCCCACAAGTCCCGGCTCGACGAAATGTCCGAGTTTCGCATTCTCAAGATCATGAAGACCAACGTCCTGGGGCCGATTCTCTGCGCCAAGCACGCGGTGCTGCGCATGTCGCCCAGGCATGGCGGGCAAGGTGGCAGTATTGTGAACGTCTCCTCGGTGGCCGCCCGCCTGGGCGCGCCGGGCGAGTATGTCGACTACGCGGCCTCCAAGGGCGCGCTGGACACCTTCACCATTGGCCTGTCCAAGGAAGTGGCCGGGGAAGGTATCCGCGTCAATGCCGTTCGCCCAGGTTATATCTACACCGATTTCCATGCCCTCAGCGGCGACCCGGACCGGGTCAGTAAGCTGGAGTCGGCAATTCCCATGGCCCGTGGCGGCCGTCCCGATGAAGTGGCTGAAGCGATTATCTGGTTGCTGTCGGACAAGGCTTCGTATGCGACCGGGACGTTTGTGGATTTGGGGGGCGGGCGCTGA
- the mapR gene encoding GntR family transcriptional regulator MpaR (MapR regulates genes involved in Pseudomonas quinolone signal (PQS) production and anthranilate metabolism), which yields MKRYEKFADDIAELIRSGVLGPGQRVPSVRYASQAYGVSPSTVFQAYYLLERRGLIRARPRSGYFVNAHAPNPFAEPVISTQVHDSTEVDVSELVFSVLDSIKDPATVPFGSAFPSPTLFPLQRLSRSLSSATRDMDPRVVVTDMSPGNPQLRRQIALRYMVGGLMLPMEELLVTNGALEALNLCLQAVTEPGDLVAIEAPAFYASLQVLERLKLKAVEIPVHPRDGIDLDVLEQTLERHPIKACWCMTSFQNPMGATMPEERKQALVELLRRHQVPLIEDDVYAELYYGQQAPKPAKAFDTEGLVMHCGSFAKSLAPGYRIGWVAAGRYAQKIERLKLMTSLCASMPAQAAIADYLQHGGYDRHLRKLRYALEEQQSAMLAAIARYFPAQTRVSQPAGGYFLWLELPEQMDSLKLFQMALAQGISIAPGPIFSPTRRFGNCIRLNYGSPWTEVSEKAMETLGRIIRSF from the coding sequence ATGAAACGCTACGAGAAATTCGCCGATGACATCGCTGAACTGATCCGCTCCGGCGTGCTGGGGCCAGGACAGCGTGTGCCGTCGGTGCGTTATGCCAGCCAGGCATACGGCGTCAGCCCGTCCACAGTGTTCCAGGCCTATTACCTGCTGGAGCGACGTGGCCTGATCCGGGCCCGGCCGCGCTCCGGCTACTTCGTCAACGCCCATGCACCCAATCCGTTTGCCGAGCCGGTGATCAGCACCCAGGTGCACGACAGCACCGAAGTCGACGTCAGCGAGCTGGTGTTTTCGGTGCTGGACTCGATCAAGGATCCGGCCACTGTACCGTTCGGTTCGGCGTTCCCCAGCCCGACCCTGTTCCCCCTGCAACGACTGTCCCGCTCGCTCTCCAGCGCAACGCGGGATATGGACCCTCGAGTGGTGGTCACGGACATGTCGCCGGGCAATCCGCAACTGCGCCGGCAGATCGCCCTGCGCTACATGGTCGGCGGGCTGATGCTGCCCATGGAAGAACTGCTGGTCACCAACGGCGCCCTGGAAGCCTTGAACCTGTGCCTGCAAGCCGTGACCGAGCCCGGCGACCTGGTGGCAATCGAGGCGCCAGCGTTCTACGCCAGCCTGCAAGTGCTGGAGCGGCTCAAGCTCAAGGCGGTGGAAATCCCCGTACACCCGCGCGACGGGATTGATCTGGACGTATTGGAGCAGACGCTGGAGCGCCACCCGATCAAAGCGTGCTGGTGCATGACCAGTTTCCAGAATCCCATGGGCGCGACCATGCCCGAGGAAAGAAAACAGGCGTTGGTGGAGTTGCTACGCCGTCATCAGGTGCCGCTGATCGAGGACGACGTTTACGCAGAACTCTATTACGGCCAGCAGGCACCCAAGCCGGCCAAGGCGTTCGACACCGAAGGGCTGGTGATGCATTGCGGTTCGTTCGCCAAGAGCCTGGCGCCGGGTTATCGCATCGGCTGGGTCGCCGCCGGGCGTTACGCACAGAAGATCGAACGGCTCAAACTCATGACATCGCTGTGCGCCTCGATGCCGGCCCAGGCGGCCATCGCCGATTACCTGCAACACGGTGGCTATGATCGTCATCTGCGCAAACTGCGCTACGCTCTGGAAGAACAGCAAAGCGCCATGCTCGCCGCCATCGCCCGTTACTTCCCCGCCCAGACCCGCGTCAGCCAGCCGGCGGGGGGGTATTTTCTGTGGCTGGAACTGCCCGAGCAGATGGACTCGCTGAAACTGTTCCAGATGGCCTTGGCCCAGGGCATCAGCATCGCTCCGGGGCCGATTTTTTCACCGACCCGGCGTTTCGGCAATTGTATCCGCTTGAACTATGGCAGCCCGTGGACCGAAGTGTCGGAGAAGGCTATGGAGACGTTGGGGCGGATTATTCGGTCGTTTTGA
- the ccoG gene encoding cytochrome c oxidase accessory protein CcoG — protein sequence MSERIPVQLIQHFEPAPTKIKARTTDNLIHTRSFTGLFRTLRISGAGLLFLLFFGTVWLNWGDRQAVLWDLAESKFHIFGATFWPQDFILLSALLIIAAFGLFAITVFAGRVWCGYTCPQSSWTWIFMWCEKITEGERHQRIKLQAAPWTLNKLLRRSAKHTLWLAISLLTGLTFVGYFTPIRPLAEELLTLQIAGVSLFWVLFFTGATYLNAGWLREAVCMHMCPYARFQSVMFDKDTLTISYDTTRGEIRGPRKREVNPANLGLGDCIDCQMCVQVCPTGIDIRDGLQMECIGCAACIDACDSIMDKMGYARGLIKYTSEHQLQGGRTHLLRPRLIGYTAVLLVMIGALAVALVERPMVSLDVTKDRGLFRENSLGQIENIYSLKIINKTQQRQDYQLSLTDAEGFVLQGRTQLSLAPGEILDVPVSVAMLSERPRSGSREMIFKVADSDEPETFSEATSRFVAPVNR from the coding sequence ATGAGCGAAAGAATCCCCGTCCAGTTGATACAGCACTTCGAGCCCGCGCCGACGAAGATAAAGGCCCGGACCACCGATAACCTGATCCACACCCGCAGCTTTACCGGTTTGTTCCGCACCTTGCGCATCAGCGGTGCAGGGCTTCTGTTCCTGCTGTTTTTCGGCACCGTATGGCTGAACTGGGGCGACCGCCAGGCGGTGCTCTGGGACCTCGCCGAAAGCAAATTCCACATATTTGGTGCGACTTTCTGGCCCCAGGATTTCATCCTGCTGTCGGCACTGCTGATCATCGCCGCCTTCGGCCTGTTCGCGATCACCGTATTTGCCGGTCGGGTGTGGTGCGGCTACACCTGCCCGCAAAGCTCCTGGACCTGGATCTTCATGTGGTGCGAGAAAATCACCGAGGGCGAAAGGCACCAGCGGATCAAGCTGCAGGCGGCGCCCTGGACCTTGAACAAGCTGCTGCGTCGCTCAGCCAAACATACGTTGTGGCTGGCTATCAGCCTGCTCACCGGCTTGACCTTCGTCGGTTATTTCACGCCGATCCGTCCACTGGCCGAAGAGCTTCTGACCCTGCAAATAGCCGGTGTCAGTCTGTTCTGGGTGCTGTTCTTTACCGGCGCCACCTACCTCAACGCTGGCTGGCTACGTGAAGCGGTGTGCATGCACATGTGCCCCTATGCACGGTTTCAGAGCGTGATGTTCGACAAAGACACCCTGACCATTTCCTATGACACGACCCGTGGCGAAATCCGTGGCCCGCGCAAGCGCGAAGTGAACCCGGCCAATCTGGGCTTGGGCGATTGCATCGATTGCCAGATGTGCGTGCAGGTCTGCCCCACCGGCATCGACATTCGCGACGGCCTGCAAATGGAGTGCATCGGGTGCGCCGCCTGCATCGATGCCTGCGACTCGATCATGGACAAGATGGGTTACGCCCGTGGCCTGATCAAGTACACCTCTGAACATCAGTTGCAAGGCGGCAGGACTCACCTGTTGCGGCCCCGGTTGATCGGTTATACCGCCGTGCTGCTGGTGATGATCGGGGCATTGGCCGTGGCGCTGGTAGAACGCCCCATGGTCTCACTGGACGTGACCAAGGACCGCGGGCTGTTCCGCGAGAATAGCCTGGGCCAGATCGAAAACATCTACAGCCTGAAAATCATCAACAAGACCCAGCAGCGCCAGGATTATCAGTTGTCCCTGACGGACGCCGAGGGCTTTGTCCTGCAGGGCAGAACGCAATTGAGCCTGGCGCCGGGGGAAATCCTCGACGTACCGGTGTCGGTGGCGATGCTCAGCGAACGGCCCCGCAGCGGTTCCCGGGAGATGATCTTCAAGGTGGCCGACAGTGACGAGCCTGAGACCTTCAGTGAGGCCACCAGCCGCTTTGTGGCGCCGGTAAATCGTTGA
- a CDS encoding DUF3203 family protein: MSVSIDSNQICSFDTEEINEQRAASELTIITDSEKAMSAVDLNGGRVYITEAQADALTVAGAVDGRKNLKATDSDSVI, encoded by the coding sequence ATGAGTGTAAGTATCGATAGCAACCAAATCTGCTCTTTCGACACCGAAGAGATCAACGAACAGCGGGCCGCCAGCGAGCTGACCATTATCACGGACTCGGAAAAAGCCATGTCAGCGGTGGATCTCAACGGTGGTCGGGTCTACATCACCGAGGCGCAAGCCGATGCCCTGACCGTGGCCGGGGCGGTCGATGGGCGTAAGAACCTCAAGGCGACTGATAGCGATTCGGTGATCTGA
- a CDS encoding MgtC/SapB family protein, with product MDAWWHEVWITLQSEFADITDAQQMTRVTVRLLMAAVLGGILGFEREHKGKAAGVRTHMLVALGAALFVLVPQMSGSEADAMSRVVQGVIAGIGFLGAGTILKGNDSDESHVKGLTTAAGLWMTAAIGVAAGLGRESTAVLSTVLALAIFSVMPLIVRALEKEDKP from the coding sequence ATGGACGCCTGGTGGCATGAAGTCTGGATAACCCTGCAATCGGAATTCGCTGATATCACCGATGCGCAGCAGATGACGCGGGTAACCGTGCGCCTGCTGATGGCCGCGGTGTTGGGCGGCATCCTGGGTTTTGAACGTGAACACAAGGGCAAGGCCGCCGGGGTTCGGACCCATATGCTGGTGGCCCTGGGTGCGGCGCTGTTTGTCCTGGTGCCGCAGATGTCCGGCTCTGAAGCCGACGCCATGAGCCGAGTGGTGCAAGGCGTCATCGCTGGTATCGGTTTTCTCGGCGCGGGCACCATCCTCAAAGGCAACGACAGTGACGAAAGCCACGTAAAAGGCCTGACCACCGCCGCCGGTCTGTGGATGACTGCCGCCATCGGCGTCGCCGCCGGACTGGGGCGGGAGTCGACCGCAGTGCTCAGTACGGTGTTGGCGCTGGCGATCTTCAGTGTGATGCCGCTGATTGTCCGGGCGCTGGAGAAGGAGGATAAGCCGTGA
- a CDS encoding alpha-1,4-glucan--maltose-1-phosphate maltosyltransferase, with product MTAEHPTDLTYNPHLPLSQALLLPRIAIENTMPVIDGGQFAAKAVAGQGVIVTSKVFADGHDKMAVRIRWRALENDAWNSEVMIELGNNGWQGQFNVPEQGRYVFRIEAWIDQFASFRYELEKKFGAGVPISLELQEGRNQVQMAAERSEGELSEQLAALHHELSGLLPTEQVALFLAPRSAALMSRADHRPYVSLSPEYPLDVERKLAEFASWYELFPRSITDDPKRHGTFNDVHSRLAMIQDMGFDVLYFPPIHPIGRSFRKGPNNSLTAGPDDPGSPYAIGSEEGGHEAIHPQLGSREDFRRLVSAAADHGLEIALDFAIQCSQDHPWLKQHPGWFSWRPDGTIKYAENPPKKYQDIVNVDFYAADAIPSLWLELRDVVVGWVNEGVKIFRVDNPHTKPLPFWQWLIADVRAQHPEVMFLAEAFTTPAMMARLGKVGYSQSYTYFTWRNTKAELATYFTELNESPLRECYRPNFFVNTPDINPAFLHESGRAGFLIRAALATMGSGLWGMYSGFELCESVPVPGKEEYLDSEKYEIRPRDFTAPGNIIAEIAQLNRIRRQNPALHTHLGLTIYNAWNDNILYFGKRTPDGSNFILVAVSLDPHTPQEANFELPLWEMGLPDDAQTQGEDLMSGHRWTWYGKYQFMRIDPVYQPFGIWRISVA from the coding sequence ATGACTGCTGAACACCCGACTGACCTGACCTACAACCCGCATTTGCCTCTGTCCCAGGCCCTGTTACTGCCGCGTATTGCAATTGAAAACACCATGCCAGTCATCGATGGCGGGCAATTCGCGGCCAAGGCCGTGGCTGGGCAGGGCGTGATCGTGACCAGTAAAGTGTTCGCCGATGGCCATGACAAAATGGCTGTGCGCATCCGTTGGCGCGCGCTGGAAAATGACGCCTGGAACAGCGAGGTCATGATCGAGTTGGGCAATAACGGCTGGCAAGGCCAGTTCAATGTGCCGGAGCAGGGCCGTTATGTGTTCCGGATCGAAGCCTGGATCGATCAGTTCGCCAGTTTCCGCTATGAGCTGGAGAAGAAATTCGGTGCCGGGGTTCCCATCAGCCTCGAATTGCAGGAAGGGCGCAATCAGGTGCAGATGGCCGCCGAGCGCAGCGAAGGTGAGCTGAGTGAGCAACTGGCCGCCTTGCACCATGAGCTCTCCGGCCTGTTGCCGACTGAGCAGGTGGCGTTGTTCCTGGCGCCGCGCAGCGCCGCTCTCATGTCCCGGGCCGATCATCGGCCATACGTCAGTCTCAGCCCCGAATATCCACTGGACGTGGAGCGCAAGCTGGCCGAGTTCGCCAGTTGGTACGAACTGTTTCCCCGTTCGATCACCGATGATCCCAAGCGCCATGGCACCTTCAATGACGTGCATTCGCGTCTGGCGATGATCCAGGACATGGGCTTCGATGTGCTGTACTTCCCGCCGATTCACCCCATCGGTCGCAGCTTTCGCAAGGGCCCGAACAACTCCCTCACCGCCGGCCCCGACGACCCGGGCAGCCCCTACGCCATCGGTAGCGAGGAGGGCGGTCACGAAGCGATTCACCCGCAGTTGGGCTCTCGCGAGGATTTCCGGCGCCTGGTGTCGGCGGCGGCCGATCACGGCCTGGAAATTGCCCTCGACTTTGCCATCCAGTGTTCCCAGGATCACCCGTGGCTTAAGCAGCATCCGGGCTGGTTTAGCTGGCGGCCGGACGGCACGATCAAATATGCGGAAAACCCGCCGAAGAAGTACCAGGACATCGTCAACGTCGACTTCTACGCCGCCGATGCGATTCCCAGCCTGTGGCTAGAGCTACGGGACGTGGTGGTGGGTTGGGTCAATGAAGGCGTGAAGATCTTTCGCGTCGATAACCCCCACACCAAGCCGTTGCCATTCTGGCAATGGTTGATTGCCGATGTGCGGGCCCAGCACCCTGAAGTGATGTTCCTCGCCGAAGCCTTCACCACGCCGGCCATGATGGCACGCTTGGGCAAGGTCGGTTATTCCCAGAGCTACACCTATTTCACCTGGCGTAATACCAAGGCTGAACTGGCGACGTATTTCACCGAACTCAACGAATCGCCGTTACGCGAATGCTACCGGCCGAATTTTTTCGTCAACACGCCGGACATCAACCCGGCGTTTCTCCATGAGTCGGGGCGCGCCGGGTTTCTGATCCGCGCGGCCCTGGCGACCATGGGCTCGGGTCTGTGGGGCATGTATTCGGGGTTTGAGTTGTGCGAATCGGTCCCGGTGCCGGGCAAGGAGGAATACCTCGACTCGGAAAAGTATGAAATCCGCCCCCGGGACTTCACCGCGCCCGGCAACATCATTGCCGAAATCGCCCAGCTCAACCGCATCCGTCGGCAGAACCCGGCGTTGCATACACACTTGGGCCTGACGATCTACAACGCCTGGAACGACAACATCCTGTATTTCGGCAAGCGCACCCCCGACGGCAGCAATTTCATCCTGGTGGCGGTGAGTCTCGATCCGCACACCCCGCAGGAAGCCAATTTCGAGTTGCCGCTGTGGGAGATGGGTCTCCCGGACGACGCCCAGACCCAGGGCGAGGATTTGATGAGCGGGCATCGCTGGACGTGGTATGGCAAGTACCAGTTCATGCGGATCGACCCGGTGTACCAACCGTTCGGGATATGGCGGATCAGTGTGGCGTGA